The Chitinophaga sp. H8 genome contains a region encoding:
- a CDS encoding WG repeat-containing protein: MIRYMAITSLVILSLIACKGKHQSEELNDYLKAFDTLSLPDAKARLTEESEQLEAYLNFFTKGMGNSDEKRRSYKQEDERYTTAFTMPNPEEMLLQYNALLPNLQLQQEIIHPFSQITVNTPDGYKTRLVNDDKTNRLIYTALATYYHDGTVDKTARKITEDDSWKTSKVIDSVLLKASYSYITKMSPHQLDKAHSSVKINGGEITLKDIDKNTVQLVISREANKNFLMVQALNKAGKILDEKGYQTGNLPPGEMESAVKDLSDKLKSIVKNLQKDKYKTTAELAADMRNQLSGLLYFEDSGFRYVENYYAGNVASIVIYTADERQEKEATIMVQNESPNHARLVFVKDSETGKYGFLDSTGNFAIAPTYDDMKQINAYYFEGVNDKDETQYLKLNEATGSLEPFNEYTHIRALNNDLAIVENEEVLEGVIDGHGKVVVPVTYEEITFEPAAQCLLVKNTSSLKGLLSLEGKTILPVKYSHIEYFKDGRALVTANREAYYGFIDAKGKLVIDLRGYDRVQSFTEGLAEVEKGGLHGFIDVNGKTVIPLQYQTAYPFEQGITAVQNKAGEYALINTKNEIVIPFKAISSVSIGTGEGNRSYNFDGQEYDAKGQPVKKKD, from the coding sequence ATGATACGGTACATGGCTATCACCTCACTGGTCATCCTGAGCCTGATAGCATGTAAGGGAAAACACCAGTCTGAGGAATTAAATGATTACCTGAAAGCATTTGATACCCTTAGCCTTCCGGATGCAAAAGCCAGGCTTACTGAAGAAAGTGAGCAACTGGAAGCTTATCTTAATTTTTTCACAAAAGGGATGGGCAACAGCGATGAAAAACGACGTTCCTATAAGCAGGAAGATGAGCGGTATACTACGGCGTTTACAATGCCCAATCCGGAAGAAATGCTCCTCCAATATAATGCCCTCCTGCCCAACCTGCAGCTACAGCAGGAAATTATCCATCCTTTCTCCCAGATTACGGTAAATACCCCGGATGGCTATAAAACCCGGCTGGTCAACGATGATAAAACCAACCGGCTTATCTACACGGCATTAGCTACCTACTACCACGATGGTACAGTAGATAAAACCGCCAGGAAGATCACGGAAGACGACTCCTGGAAAACTTCCAAAGTAATTGATAGCGTTTTGCTGAAAGCCTCCTATAGCTACATTACTAAAATGAGCCCCCATCAACTGGACAAGGCGCATTCATCAGTAAAAATAAACGGTGGCGAGATTACACTGAAAGATATTGACAAGAATACAGTACAGCTGGTCATTTCCCGGGAAGCTAACAAAAATTTCCTGATGGTACAGGCCTTGAATAAAGCAGGAAAAATCCTGGATGAAAAAGGATACCAAACGGGTAATCTACCTCCCGGAGAAATGGAAAGTGCCGTAAAAGACCTCAGTGATAAACTGAAAAGCATTGTTAAAAACCTGCAAAAAGATAAGTACAAAACAACGGCGGAACTCGCGGCCGATATGCGTAATCAATTGTCCGGCTTACTATATTTTGAGGACTCCGGCTTCCGCTATGTGGAAAATTATTATGCGGGCAATGTAGCTTCAATAGTAATATATACTGCGGATGAACGCCAGGAGAAAGAGGCAACAATAATGGTACAAAATGAATCTCCGAACCATGCCCGGCTGGTATTTGTCAAAGACAGTGAAACCGGCAAATATGGATTCCTGGATAGCACCGGTAATTTTGCCATCGCCCCTACCTATGACGACATGAAGCAGATTAATGCCTATTATTTTGAAGGTGTGAATGATAAAGATGAAACCCAGTATTTAAAGCTGAATGAGGCAACTGGCAGCCTGGAACCGTTTAATGAATATACGCATATACGCGCCCTGAATAATGACCTGGCGATCGTAGAAAACGAAGAGGTACTGGAAGGGGTTATTGACGGCCATGGTAAGGTAGTAGTGCCTGTGACATATGAAGAGATCACTTTTGAACCTGCTGCGCAATGCCTCCTGGTAAAAAACACCAGCAGCCTCAAAGGGTTGTTAAGCCTGGAGGGAAAAACAATACTGCCAGTGAAGTATAGCCATATTGAGTACTTTAAAGACGGCAGAGCGCTGGTTACAGCCAATCGGGAGGCATATTACGGGTTTATTGATGCAAAAGGAAAGCTGGTCATTGACCTGCGGGGCTACGACCGGGTGCAGTCATTTACAGAAGGACTGGCCGAAGTAGAAAAAGGCGGGCTTCACGGGTTCATTGATGTAAATGGGAAAACAGTGATCCCGCTACAATACCAAACGGCTTACCCTTTTGAACAGGGAATCACCGCCGTACAAAATAAAGCCGGAGAATATGCACTGATCAATACTAAAAATGAAATAGTAATACCATTCAAAGCTATCAGCAGCGTTAGTATAGGAACTGGCGAGGGCAATCGCTCGTATAACTTTGATGGTCAGGAATATGACGCCAAAGGCCAACCAGTAAAAAAGAAGGATTAA
- a CDS encoding Gfo/Idh/MocA family protein: MKKYPVTFMKHAVIILVLLCTALHVAAQSEKPLKIAVAGLSHDHVTGLIDRYKKGDVDIVGIAESDTALVQRYQERYELPASLFYKSLPALLKRHKPEAVVAYNAIADHLSVVQTCAPLGIHVMVEKPLATTLADANKIAALAQKHRIHVLTNYETTWYPSNQQLFTMLQTSPGLGEIRKMVVHDGHEGPKEIGVSNEFLAWLTDPVKNGGGALIDFGCYGANLMTWLMKGIKPTSVTAITRQIKPDIYPHVDDDATILLEYPQATGIIEASWNWPFSIKDLEVFGKSGYIQAVNAHSIRIRDNGNNSYAHMEANILPPEYQDNLSYLEAVLRNRIKPGADLSSLKNNLIVVEILEAARQSASTGKKVLLPK, translated from the coding sequence ATGAAAAAGTATCCCGTTACTTTTATGAAGCATGCTGTCATTATCCTGGTACTGCTTTGTACTGCATTACACGTAGCTGCACAATCCGAAAAACCTTTGAAAATAGCGGTGGCGGGCTTAAGCCACGATCACGTAACCGGGTTGATAGACCGGTATAAGAAAGGCGACGTTGACATTGTGGGCATTGCAGAAAGCGATACCGCTCTCGTTCAGCGTTACCAGGAAAGATATGAACTGCCAGCTTCCCTTTTTTACAAATCGCTGCCAGCTCTTTTAAAACGGCATAAGCCGGAAGCTGTAGTAGCCTATAATGCGATTGCCGATCATCTGTCGGTAGTGCAAACCTGTGCTCCTTTAGGCATTCATGTAATGGTAGAAAAACCTTTGGCTACCACCCTGGCAGACGCCAACAAAATTGCCGCATTGGCACAAAAACACCGCATTCATGTACTAACGAACTATGAAACCACGTGGTATCCCAGCAACCAGCAACTGTTTACCATGCTGCAAACCAGCCCGGGCCTTGGTGAAATCAGGAAGATGGTAGTACATGACGGACATGAAGGCCCCAAAGAAATAGGGGTAAGCAATGAATTCCTGGCATGGCTCACCGATCCTGTTAAAAACGGGGGCGGCGCCCTGATCGACTTCGGCTGTTATGGGGCCAACCTGATGACCTGGCTCATGAAGGGGATCAAACCTACCTCCGTTACTGCCATTACCCGGCAAATCAAACCGGATATCTACCCCCATGTAGATGATGATGCTACCATCTTACTTGAATACCCACAGGCCACCGGTATTATTGAGGCTTCGTGGAACTGGCCTTTCAGCATCAAAGACCTGGAGGTGTTTGGTAAATCAGGCTATATACAGGCAGTAAATGCCCATTCCATCCGTATCAGGGACAATGGTAATAACAGCTATGCGCATATGGAAGCCAACATCCTTCCGCCGGAATACCAGGACAACCTCAGCTACCTGGAGGCAGTACTCCGCAACAGGATCAAACCAGGAGCGGATCTTTCCTCCCTCAAAAACAACCTGATCGTGGTGGAAATCCTGGAAGCTGCCCGGCAATCTGCCAGTACCGGAAAAAAGGTGTTGCTGCCCAAATAA
- a CDS encoding CshA/CshB family fibrillar adhesin-related protein, with translation MRKLILVLSLLLLATTSTYGQYANDGTGVLRDQIWWFDWNGFVLADGASRTFTTADGLVVIITFSKVSGSIPEPSPMTTWTGAVLHFLYNFTDPSIYPALYTNGNSTNAYFTLTVTATRAGVPSPYTFVAADAEGSSLGEKTTLKTNGSNWTTLEFFRNSGQTSNPLTGCGTQTLTIEETHGGAVIGEGKGQNPIMATNALANTPLIIDVTLDKNNIRGGMAMTFGIFAPIDRGDLPADYGFAQHQINYDNINGCNYLPPMPAIIQSQALKMGALPGDADGQETTDDNANGADEDGVLSFTEYDGSGTYSVDVAVTNTTGSNAFLTGWFDFNGDKTFNTGESVTVTVPPDASQATLSWTGLPATLPAGSSIINYFGFRFRLSSDLLSTQRATGFAKDGEVEDYLVPFTIPCNYTITTNSNTPVCEGTSLQLNTTGGGVKHTWSPATGLSDPSIANPVATPATTTTYTVTGYDTRGCLSEATVEITVLPLPVITKSQDASICQSQDIRLSATAPDAASYTWTPSEGLSAPDVNNPLAAPQTTTRYTVKVSGRNGCSSEEVVNVTVTPSPSFDIKAATPIICKGEKALLSASGGDTYSWYTDNNTPFATAADVEVQPAVSTTYKVLITDNTCNVNKEMQVPVMVNNLPVTTVSSTNLIDCSHNKTQLIATGGSAYQWEPAPGITQLSSPAIWATPLQTTTYYVNITDNNKCTVRDSVKVEVDLNTALSNYPIPNAFSPNNDGKNDCFGLKYWGPVIELEFAIFNRWGENVFRTKNPTACWDGTYKGVPQPVGTYVYYISAKTICGTAFRKGALSLIR, from the coding sequence ATGAGGAAATTAATATTGGTTTTATCCCTACTACTGCTAGCTACCACAAGTACTTATGGGCAATATGCAAATGATGGCACTGGTGTACTTCGTGATCAGATCTGGTGGTTTGACTGGAATGGCTTTGTTTTAGCAGATGGCGCATCCAGAACCTTTACTACTGCAGACGGATTAGTAGTTATCATCACCTTTTCCAAGGTATCCGGGAGCATTCCCGAGCCTAGCCCTATGACTACATGGACCGGGGCTGTATTACATTTTCTGTATAATTTTACGGATCCCAGTATTTATCCTGCATTATATACCAACGGCAATAGTACGAACGCTTATTTTACATTAACTGTTACGGCTACAAGGGCAGGTGTTCCCAGCCCTTATACCTTTGTAGCTGCAGATGCAGAGGGTAGTTCTCTCGGAGAAAAAACCACACTGAAAACCAATGGCAGCAATTGGACCACCCTTGAATTCTTCAGAAATTCCGGGCAGACGTCCAATCCGCTGACAGGCTGTGGTACCCAGACACTCACTATTGAAGAAACACATGGAGGCGCTGTAATAGGTGAAGGTAAAGGCCAGAATCCCATAATGGCGACTAATGCCTTGGCTAATACCCCATTGATAATCGATGTTACGCTGGATAAAAACAATATCAGGGGAGGTATGGCCATGACATTCGGCATTTTTGCTCCGATTGACAGAGGGGATTTGCCTGCTGATTACGGATTTGCACAGCATCAAATAAATTACGATAATATCAATGGCTGTAATTACCTCCCCCCCATGCCAGCTATCATACAATCACAAGCATTAAAGATGGGCGCGCTTCCTGGAGATGCTGATGGTCAGGAAACAACAGATGACAATGCTAACGGAGCAGATGAGGATGGGGTATTATCATTTACTGAGTATGATGGAAGCGGCACTTACAGTGTAGATGTAGCCGTAACCAATACTACCGGCAGCAATGCTTTTTTAACCGGCTGGTTTGATTTCAATGGCGATAAAACATTTAATACAGGGGAATCAGTAACTGTCACAGTACCGCCCGATGCTTCGCAGGCAACATTATCTTGGACGGGATTACCGGCTACCTTACCTGCCGGAAGCAGTATTATAAATTACTTCGGCTTCCGGTTCCGCCTGTCTTCCGATCTGTTATCCACTCAAAGGGCTACAGGCTTTGCAAAAGATGGCGAAGTTGAAGATTACCTCGTTCCTTTTACCATCCCTTGTAACTATACTATTACCACCAATAGCAATACACCTGTTTGTGAAGGCACCTCCCTCCAACTAAATACTACAGGAGGTGGCGTCAAACATACCTGGAGTCCAGCTACAGGACTTTCAGATCCTTCAATTGCCAATCCCGTAGCCACGCCCGCCACTACTACTACGTATACCGTTACTGGATATGATACAAGAGGATGTCTGAGTGAGGCTACAGTAGAGATTACTGTACTCCCGCTGCCTGTCATTACCAAAAGTCAGGATGCATCCATTTGTCAGAGCCAGGATATCAGGCTCTCAGCTACAGCACCTGATGCAGCATCATACACCTGGACACCATCAGAAGGACTTAGCGCTCCGGATGTCAACAATCCTTTAGCAGCTCCTCAAACAACAACCAGATACACCGTAAAAGTATCAGGACGCAACGGTTGCAGCAGTGAAGAGGTCGTTAATGTTACTGTCACACCATCCCCCTCCTTTGACATTAAGGCGGCAACACCAATCATTTGTAAAGGTGAAAAAGCGCTGTTAAGTGCATCAGGTGGTGATACTTACTCCTGGTATACAGATAACAATACTCCTTTTGCCACTGCAGCGGATGTAGAAGTGCAACCTGCTGTAAGCACTACCTACAAAGTATTAATCACTGATAATACCTGTAATGTAAACAAAGAGATGCAAGTACCTGTAATGGTAAATAATCTGCCCGTTACTACCGTATCCAGCACAAATCTCATTGATTGCAGTCATAATAAAACCCAACTGATTGCCACCGGCGGTTCTGCTTATCAATGGGAGCCTGCTCCAGGCATCACCCAGTTATCATCCCCCGCTATTTGGGCTACCCCATTACAAACCACGACCTATTATGTGAATATCACTGATAACAATAAGTGTACAGTCCGGGATTCTGTAAAAGTGGAGGTAGACCTGAATACTGCATTAAGTAATTACCCCATTCCAAATGCATTCAGTCCCAATAATGATGGGAAAAACGATTGCTTTGGGCTGAAATACTGGGGTCCGGTCATCGAATTGGAGTTTGCCATCTTTAACCGCTGGGGAGAAAATGTGTTCCGTACCAAAAATCCAACAGCATGCTGGGATGGCACCTATAAGGGTGTTCCACAGCCCGTTGGAACCTATGTATATTATATCAGTGCCAAAACAATATGTGGAACCGCCTTTCGGAAAGGTGCACTTTCATTGATCAGATAA